The following nucleotide sequence is from Ammospiza nelsoni isolate bAmmNel1 chromosome 21, bAmmNel1.pri, whole genome shotgun sequence.
GCaaaacaatgttttttttttgaaaagagaaaccattacttttcagttttttcaagctggaaattgaaatatttctctgcCAAGATCTGACATCCCACCTctgagacacacacacagagctcattatttctgtgctgctctgcttttttggttttttttttttttgtggacaGGATGGAAAAATGCTGTTGGAGCAACAAATGCTCAGCAGAGCCACAAGAGTGGTCTCACCAGTAGCACAGAATTAAATGAATGCCTTGGAATGCATGGATTGCCCAAACACATGTGGATATCCATAATTTTATTCTTACAATTGCTAGTTCTGTGACAAATAGGAAGCAATTTTCAAAACAAGCAGAGGAGTGGGCACTTTTACTGCTTTTGAAGAAAGGCCGTATCAATGCTAGGAACTATGACCCTAAAACcatctcaaaaagaaaaaggaggaaagaaattataaaatccTATCTTTTTGGCCCCAATTCCCCTCTTCTTACACATCCTTCCACGACCTTAAAGGCTGCCAGCAAAGCAGTAAATCATGTTCCCTAAATGTCTTGCCTCTAAACCCTGCAGGTCTTGCTGGCTCAGCAGCAAAAGgaccagcacagctctgaactccagggctgcccagcagtGCAATCAAACTGTTCTTCCTTAACCCTTTCCTCCCTCATCCCTTCACCAGCCCCAATGCCATCACCTTTCCACGTTCCCACATCCACCTGGACACCCCAGCAGTTGaattcccagcagtgccccaatTTCCACCCTTTTTTTATGGGATCATCCTGTCCAGCTGCCAAACATCTGCATGAGGATCAACCTGTTGCTTCTCCCAGTTTCCTTGTGCTGCTTGCCTGCTCTGTTTCCACCTCATCCAATTAGGCTGAATGACTGGGTTTGCTTtgatttctctccctttctgctCCTGCCAAGCCTGGAGACAGCTCTGGAAACACATTCCTCGTGCAGAGGAGGTTTTAACCTCCTTCCAAAACAGGGAAAGCCACAATGAGTGCAATTTTcccagcaaaaagaaaaaaaatctcacagccCCTCCCtgaaagcagaggctgctgtggagCTTGTTTTGTAATTAAAATCAGATTCTGTGTTCAGCTGCAACATTATTGCTGACAGAGTCCTTCGGGTTTGAGCTCAGCTTAAAAGGAAGacttaaataaaatgtttttctctgccAAAGTATTTGGCACAGGGCCATGCACAGAGCACTGAACGTGGCCTCGATGTTCTTTGTTTGCATTATGTGGGGATTTGTCAGCCAGGGTCACATCTCAGCTGAGCTACTCTAATACAGCTTTAACTggggccacagcagcagattaGAGAGAAAACGgaaggggggaggaaaaaacccaacccaaacacCACAAACATCAGCCCAGTTGAATAAAGCTAcacacagagaggaaggaaCCCTGCTGGATTTCAGAGATGGTCATTAAACCCCAAGGGCAGCACATTatgttgtttttctcctttcagatattgttgtttttctcctttcataTACTTGGAAACGTGAAAAATCCTAGAAACACTCAGGCAGGGCCAAGCACAGCTCATGCCTCCTCTGATGGATGTAAATGAGAGCTGCCTTAGGTGAACAACCAACCTGCCCTACTCCATGTGCAGCACaggaaaaagctgcttttctcacCAGCACACAGATTGCTGCTTCATGTGTGTCAGAGCTTGCTTTGCACACTGTTCAGAGAcagcctgccagcagcactgggcattATCTCATCACCAACAACCTCAGTGTGCTTCACAGCAAATGGAAGCAGATATTTCAAACACTGCACAAAATGCCAGCTCCTTGTAAATCTAAAACCAAGGAGAGCCAAGGGAAATTAGAACATCATCAGCAGCTTtgtattttcagaagaaaaatctgctttagACTGCCCCCTCCTCACTAGAGATGGAAACAGGTAAGAGGTGCTCAGAGCTGAACAAAAGGCTCCTCCTGATCCAACCCCAGCAAATGAGGAGAGATGAGAGGGAGGAATGGCTCCAGAAAGCTCCAGCAGTGCTCAGTGCTACCAACAGTGGCTTGACATTTCACTGCAGACTGAACCAAAGCAGGAAAAGCCTCCTCAGCACAAACCCACACAGAAAACCTGACCCTGTGTCTGAGCAACACCTGCCTGACCCCACACACCACTCCAgtcagcctgagctgctccccagcactgatCCCACACAGGAGGAGAGCAGGTTTAAGGGCCTTGGGATTAAGGCAAGCTCCTGGACACTGAAACCATCAATCCCTAAATCTCTCCAGTGATCCCTGGTTTAGCTCCAGTGGAAGTGGTGCCACCCATTTTTCCTGGAAAGCCTCTCAAGGAGCTGTGTGACAGCCCAAGCATGGCCCAGGGCCACTGGAGAGGCAGGGAGACAAACAGAACAATGGAACGTGGCTGGCAGAGGGAGAGCCGGGCCTGCAGCCCTGAAATTGTGCTGGCACGAGGATTTTGCTCCCATCCTGGGGACCAAACACCCCCATTCGCTGtgagccccatcccagcccctcccacagctccagcaggactCCCAGCACCCACCCACCCTCCACTGGCATCCCAGTACCCCCTTCAAGCCCCCTGCCCACCAGCACCACTGCCCAGATCTCTCCCAGTATCCCCCAGTCACAGCAGCATTGCCCACAACTCCCAGTTCCCCTCCCCGGCactcccagtccctctcagcaCCCAGCCCtaatccctgcctgcccccagcAGTATCCCAGCACCTTGCCATGCTCATTCCCATCCTACCAGGCCCATCCCGGTCCATTCCCTCACCCCAAACCAGTGTCTCCTTCCAGGACCCACTGACCCCACTGCTCTCACCCCTCCATCTCCTCTGCAACCACCTGCCCAGTCCTTCCAGTGGCCTCTTCCAGTACCTCACCAGAGCCACTCCCAGTGCCTCACCAGCGACTCTCCCACCCCATACCAGTTCCCACCTCCCAGTAACCCCTCCCAATGCCCCTTCCCACCTTATCCCAGGTGTGTCTCCCAGTGCCCTCTCCAATGGCACCTCCCACCCTATCCCAGTTCCCTTTTCCAGTACCCCTCACCTCTCCCAGTGCCCCCTCCCAAtgctccttcccagcttcccaaTTCCCCCTCGGTGCCCCTTCCCACTCTATCCCAGTTGCCTTTTCCAGTGCCCCTCACCTCCTCCCAATGACCCCCTCCCACCCTATCCCAGTTCCCCCTCCCACTTTATCCTAGGCGTCCCTCCCAGTATCCCCTCCCACCCTATCCCAGTTCCCTTTTCCAGAGCCCCTCACCTCCTCCCAGTGCCCCTTCCCACCTTATCCCAGTTCCCCCTCCCAGTTCCCCCTCGGTGCCTCTTCCCACTCTATCCCAGTTGCCTTTTCCAGTGCccctcagctctcccagtgccccttcccacccacaccagtcccccccacccctcctctcccctcccagcGCCTCCCATCATCCCCCAGCCGCCCCCCGAGCAGTTTCTCTCCCCTCCCTATCCCAGTTCCCCCCGGTTCCTCACACCTCCTCCCGCTATCCCCTCCCAGCACCCTCCCCGCCCTATGGCggcaccccagcactgccctcacCTCTCCCAGcaccccctcagcccctcccaaTTCCCCACGCGCCGTGCCGCAGTGCCCCGCCGCTGACCCTCACCGCTCCCGCGTCCCTCCCGCGCCCTCAGCCCCGGCCCCACTCACGGACCGGACTCACCGctgcgggggcggcggcggaaCCGgaagcggcggggccgggcggacTTGGATCAGCGAGATCGAACCCTCCCCGCCCAGAGCGGCCGCGCCCGGCTACCATagagcggcggcagcgggcgGAGCGCTGGCGGCCGGCGCTTCcggggggcggggcggggcagAGGCGCCCCCTAGCGGCGGGGCGGTGTGGCGGTGTCATGGCGGAGGTGGGCGCTCACCTCACGGCCGCCTCGGCCGGGGAGGAGCGGCCGTCCGTGTTCGAGGCGGTGGCCCAGGACAGCCTGATGGCCGCTGTGAAACCCGCCCTGCAGCACCTGGTCAAGGTGAGGGTGAGGGTGAAGGGAGAGTAGGGGGGCCGCTGTGTAACTCCGGCGGGCTGGTGTGTAACTCCGGGGCACTCGCAGGCAGCGGGACTGTTGTGAGCCACCTGGGTCGTTTGAGAATTACAGGCGTCGtttatttctgctgtgattTATAATTTAGCATTTTACTGCGCTTTTTAgctccttccctgtgagggtggggaggccctggcgcagagaagctgtggctgccccatccctgagtGTTCAAATCCAAattggacggggcttggagcacagggacagtaAAAAGTGTCTGGTTGGAACCAGAAGATCTTTAATgatccttccaacccaaatcactcTGATTCCTCCTGTTTTGTGTCCCTGTTTTTACAACAGGTGCTTGCCGAGTCCAACCCTGCCCGGTACGGTTTCCTCTGGCGGTGGTTTGATGAGATTTACGTCCTTCtggatttgctgctgcagcagcactacCTGGCCAGGTGCAGCGCCTCCTTCTCGGAGAACTTCTACAGCATGAAGAGGATCCCCATGGGAAACGGCCGACAGCGACCTCTGGCCACAGCTGGCCTGCCAAAGAGGCACCACTggaaatctctgctcctgctggttcTTGTTCCTTACCTGAAAGGAAAGCTGGAGAAACTGGTGTCCAGCCTGAGGGAGGAGGATGAGTACTCCATCCACCCTCCCTCATCGTCCTGGAAACGCTTCTATAGAGCTTTTCTAGCTGCCTATCCCTATGTAAACATGACCTGGGAGGGCTGGTTTCTTATCCAGCAGCTGTGCTACATCCTGGGCAAGGCTGAGCATCATTCCCCCTTGCTGAAGCTGGCTGGTGTCCGCCTGGTCAGGCTGACTGCAGAGGATATCCAGGCCCTGGAGAAGAAATGGGCTGAAagcacctcaagtcaaacacACAGGTATGGCAGAACCTGGCTCAGGTGTTGCCCTCCAGGGTGTTCCATGGGTGTGTAAATTTAGGGGTGATGCTGTAAGGTAAAAGTGCCTTGTTCTCCAAAAATTCAAGATGAAAGTTCACACTGACAAAATGTGCTCCAAAAGGGTGTATTGAGAGCGAAAATAAGGAAACCAGTAGCAGGAATTAGCTGAAGTGATTTTGTGGTAATAAAATTTCAGAGTTCAGGGGTGTTTTTGGACAGGCAAGCCTTTATTCTGTTAAGTCTTTCCCTGCACTTTTCCAACAAAGGAGATGCAGCAATGTTGCTGAAAGGATTGAAACTTATTTCTTTGATTTTCCTAAGCAGCAGCTAGTCACGGCCACACTGAATACCCTGTGAAATGGTGACCTGGAGTGAAACACTCTGTGCTCCAGGATCCTTTAATCCAAATTCTTCTGATttaaacttctgaaaaaaacaggATTTGGAtcttccttaaaataaaaaaaagaatctgaaaCATCCTAATAAGTGCAAACATGGGACACTAATTAGGATTACTAATTTAGGATTACAGAGGTGTATGAAGCAGTCACTCCCCAGGTGCTTTTCCCCATGGTTTCTAGATGGATAAACATGCAGTAGTAACCATCTTGGATCTTCTGTAAAGTAAAAAAGAGAATATGAAGCATCCTAATAAGTGCAAATATGGGACACAGTGACCAACTAATTTAGCATTAAGGAGCTGTATGAAGCTGTCACTCCCCAGGTGCTCTTCCCCATGGTTTCTAGATGGATAAATGTGCAGCAGTAACCATCTTGCATCTTCCTTAAAGTAAAAAAGAGAATCTGAAGCATCCTAATAAATGCAAACATGGGACTCTAATTAGGATTACTAATTTAGGATTAAGGAGGTGTATGAAGCTGTCACTCCCCAGGTGCTTTTCCCCATGGTTTCTAGATGGATAAACGTGCAGTAGTAACCATCTTGGATCTTccttaaagtaaaaaaaaagaatctgaagCATCCTAATAAGTGCAAACATGGGACATTAATTAGGAATACTAATTTAGGATTACAGAGGTGTATGAAGCTGTCACTCCCCAGGTGCTCTTCCCCATGGTTTCTAGATGGATAAATGTGCATCTTggattttccttaaaataaaaatctgaaacatCCTAATAAGTGCAAATATGGGACACAGTGACCAACTAACTTAGCATGAAGGAGCTGCGTGAAGCTGTCACTGCCCAGGTGCTCTTCCCCATGGTTTCTAGATGGATAAACATGCAGTAGTAACCACCTTAGAtcttccttaaaataaaaaaagaatctgaaaCATCCTAATAAGTGCAAACATGGGACCAACTTAGCATGAAGGAGCTGTATGAAGCAGTCACTCCCCAGGTGTTTTTCCCCATGGTTTCTAGATGGATAAATGTGCAGTAGTAACCAtcttccttaaaataaaaaaagaatctgaaaCATCCTAATAAGTGCAAACATGGGACACAGTGACCAACTAACTTAGCATTAAGGAGCTGTGTGAGGCTGTCACTGCCAAGGTGCTCTTCCCCATGGTTTCTAGATGGATAAATGTGCAGCAGTAACCATCTCTCCCTgtttctctctgctgcagctttaCCTCACGAGTGCAGTCAGCCCTGAGGAGAGCTCTGGGTGCCGTCGCCGTCTCGCTGTCCACCGGCCTGTCCGTCAGCGTCTTCTTCCTGCAGTTCCTGGACTGGTGGTACTCCTCAGAAAACCAGGAGACCATCAAGTCCCTGACAGCCCTCCCCACGCCCCCGCCCCCTGTGCACCTGGATCAcgagcccagctcagctgtgctgcccagcctgAAGTCCGCGTGCCCCCTGTGCCGCAAGGTGCGCGTCAACGCCACGGCCCTGGCCACGTCCGGCTTCGTGTTCTGCTACCGCTGTGCCCACGGCTTTGTGAAGGCTCACCAGCGCTGCCCAGTCACGGGCTatgccacagagctgcagcacctggTCAAACTCTACTCCCCTGAGAGCTGAAGGGCTCCCAggagcctccagcagctctctgggcaTCCCATGGAAGGCTTCAGACAGCTCCTGGGTGAGCTGTGCAGCGCTCGCTGGTTCATCAGCTTGGCTGCCTTTGCACGTTCTGGCGATGCTCTGCCCTTTGTTGATGAGCTGTTCAAAcatcctggcagctgcagaggtatcacacagccccagcctgtcagccagcacagaaatgccTTAAAGGACCAGCTGAAAGGGAGGAAACATTGATTTGGGTAAGAGGAATGCAGATGTGTGGATTAAAAAccagcactggtgctgctggagggcaCGAGCCAGCAAATTAAAGAGGCAGGGAAATTCTCCAGGCAGGTTTTTCTTCCCAGGCCCTTGTGCTGCCCAGGGTgagctctggctttgccagagGTGGAGACAGGCTTAAACCTCTGCTCTTCAGCCTCCTGCATTTTCAGGCTCTTCACCTTGGAATTGAGAACATCACCCTCCTAATTCCCATCAACGGTTCTAAATTAAGACTTTTGACTCTTTAAGGGAACAAGATGGACAAGAGGAATGTGACATTTTCTGCACAAGAGAGAAAATGACAAACCAGATTAAAACAAACTCCTAATTGATGAGAATGGTTTATTGTTAAATAAGTATTTGCATTAATTATTATCTGCTTTTATAAAGCAAAATTCTTTCTTGATTGAGAACCtaatttaattcttttctgGTTATTGGAAAAACACTTTGCTCCTCTGGGGCCTCTAATTACATAAGAGAAACAAGACTAAAGCTGCTTTCATCTTTCCATGTGATGGTGGTGGATGTAAGATTAGCATTTTGTAGGCTGAGACTCTTTAATGTCTGAGCATTACATTGCAATTATTCCAGTCCCAGCCATGTAGCACATTCATATCAGAACAAAACATCCTCGCACTGAgcacaggaggaaagaaaagctgtgtgaCATGGCTGGCTCTTGCTTGACACCTGATTTTTCAGATGGAAGCCTGTGTTCCTGACTCtagggagcagcagtgctccAGGTATCAGTGACAGTGCTTAGAGCAACAAGAGCAAAGTTTCTGCACAAAGTCCAGACCCCACTCTGGTCTTTGCAGATTAAGAGATTTAATTTAACATTTAATCCACTGAACCAGGCATCTCATTTTCCCTCCACTTTAGCTCTGCTCTTCAGAAGATAAAAATCTCCAATATCCTCCTTCACCTGCAAGCAAGAGAGTAAGGTTATTGAATAATGTGGGAAAATGCAGTAATTTGAACCTTCCCCAAACCCCTAATAAATGAGATTTGTTCCTGGTGCTTTATTATCTCTGTGCACCTCCCTGACCCTTCTACCTGTGCCACTGTgaactaataataataaaaactatctcatttctctcttctccagTAAAATGGAGTCCATTAAGATACTCCTTTTTCCTTTAGAGGGCAATTAGAACACACAGGTCTTACTGGAAGACAAATCACATCCAAGTGTGAGATTTTCTGAGGTTCCAAATCACTTTTTACTTTTTGTGAATGTCCTGGTGACTCCAGTGCAACAGCTCATTTAAATAAGCATTTGACTGATGATTCCTTTTCAAGATAggtttatttcccttttatccTTCCTAGACTTCCCAAGTTACTtatctgctgctcagggagaggctgggcaggggtgggacactcacccccagcactgcagggctcttGGGGAGTTCATCTTCTCTCTAATGCAGGATTCACTAACACACAACAGTTATCTGATCCCATACAGCTCCAGGgcctctccagctccttctcccaggattcatgcctcttcctctccccaaaaaacccaccagatGCCCACCTGCCAGGCCCTGGCTGCTTCCCACTCCTGCACaatcccctgtccctgccaaaCTTGGGTTTGGCCACCTCCAGGACCTGCACAGAACCACCCACATCAAAGCCTCCCAGTTCTAAGCAGCTGTAATTTCTCCTTTACACAATAAATTGTCCTTTACACAATAAAGCTTAGCTGAATAACAAGCATCAAACCCACCATCTGACAGGCTCAGCAGTTACCTGGCAGATTTTTTGTGTTCCTAGAGATGGCTGCAGGATGCCAACTTGGATTTGACGCCTTTGAAACCTCCTGTCCTTAGCAGCCAATTGATACTCATTGTCAGGTTTCTTACTCTAAAACTAAGCTACAAAACCAATTGGGGTTAtagaaaaaatcccatttatcTGCTTTTTAACTGTGTTCTTAAAACCAAGATTGGCTAAGGATTGACAAGAGAAGTTTTTTCAGCACCAACTTTATTAAAGCAACCTTTGGACTTACTAATTTGTGATTTCTACAGAGTCATGTACCAAATATGCCCTCAGGATGCTTTGATGTTGCTCAATACAATTTCATCAACATTAACAGCAGCACTGGAGTTGTTCAGTATCCACTGCCAGGACTTGACTTTGCaagtcttttaaaaattctttagtGAACCTTAGGCACATTCACAGCTCATCAAGGCAGTGTTCAAAAGTTAGAGCATGAAGCAACTGAGTTTTTGctattttcttaaaagaaacaaagtggCTTCTCCTGTTAAGGGAAAACCACTAAAACATACTCCTAGGTGTATATTCCCCATGGATGCTTCTTTCTTCACAGGAAGAGAAATCAATATAAAGATGTCATCAGCAcctggaaaagaacaaaaaaaaaaaactgaattaGAGAATAGCATCATCTCTTTTCTTAGGTCCTTCCCTCAACGCCAAAGGGGTTGCACTTCATGGTGAGTATTCCAAAAATACTTCTGGCTCCCTGCTGGCAAGCACTAAATGAGAATACAGCTGAATGAGCTGCTAATGAACTTCTACAGGGCAGACAGCTCAGAGTCTGCACTGCACTAACACAGGAGACACAGTGGCAGAGGATCTGGAGTTTGTGATCCATGGCACACACAGGAGATAAACCCAcatcctcccctccctgcaagCTCACACAATGCTGCAGCAACGAGTATTTGAGTTATTTTTCAAATCAAGGCTTTTTCTGCTGTTAAACTGCTAAAAACTCTTAGTATTTTTTTTAGGGTGCATCAGAGtttcaagaacagcaaagctgctccctgcagacgAGCTTAGCCTAAGGTAGCTCAGAGAGAAGATTAGGTGATCATGCCCTGGTCAGAGCGGAGACACGGAGTCTCGGCAATACCAGTTCAGACTATACTTCGCTCATCATTGCTGCTGGGCAAATCTATTTGCCTCCAACGAGTAGCTCGCTCCCAAGGCAGGGCCTGGGAGGTTTCCTCCTCCCTAGGAGGACGAAGCACATGGagcaggggagcacagggatggaggtGATATTCCTTCTACAGCCGAGCAGAAGATGGGGAAGGCGGGTCACAGACTGGCATTCCAAGGTCAGCAGAGCAGTACCAGGCAAACCCAAGAGGATAAAAGTGCCATacctgcaaatgctgctgcagtCAGTGTCTCTCCAAGGCTCCAGAGGCCTGTTTGgatccctcccttccctcatGCCACAAGTTTACACTCTCTTCCCATCTCCTTCCCTGTACCCTCCCCACCAGGTCCCTGCAGCTCTTCAGTCCCCAGTTCCTCTGCCCGTGCCCATCCTCCATCCTCCGAGCTCCCCGATATCCTCCCGCATCTTAGTAAACCGCACATGCCTTACACCTCGGCAAGGTACGGGTTCCTCAGACCCCAGAGCCGCTTCCACGTCCCCTCACCCTCCGTGTCTCCATCCTCGCACACTCCGAGCCCTCAGCTGCCCCACCGCGGTCCCGCATCCCCCTGTACCCCGTATGCCATATGCCATATCCCGCgtcccttgtcccctgtccccctcaCGCCGCTCCGCTGCCACAGGCCCGGCCACACCGGGGCGGAGCCGCCCTCTTCGCCCCGCCCATCATATAGTAATAACCAATCACAGCGCGCGGTTCTAACGGTGGGAGCCAATAGGAAAGTGCGTTAGAGGAGCTGGGGGC
It contains:
- the PEX12 gene encoding peroxisome assembly protein 12, whose amino-acid sequence is MAEVGAHLTAASAGEERPSVFEAVAQDSLMAAVKPALQHLVKVLAESNPARYGFLWRWFDEIYVLLDLLLQQHYLARCSASFSENFYSMKRIPMGNGRQRPLATAGLPKRHHWKSLLLLVLVPYLKGKLEKLVSSLREEDEYSIHPPSSSWKRFYRAFLAAYPYVNMTWEGWFLIQQLCYILGKAEHHSPLLKLAGVRLVRLTAEDIQALEKKWAESTSSQTHSFTSRVQSALRRALGAVAVSLSTGLSVSVFFLQFLDWWYSSENQETIKSLTALPTPPPPVHLDHEPSSAVLPSLKSACPLCRKVRVNATALATSGFVFCYRCAHGFVKAHQRCPVTGYATELQHLVKLYSPES